A stretch of the Lolium perenne isolate Kyuss_39 chromosome 3, Kyuss_2.0, whole genome shotgun sequence genome encodes the following:
- the LOC127342993 gene encoding uroporphyrinogen decarboxylase 1, chloroplastic: MVSPTTTAAATATAAAFLSAAPASSSSTQRRRSRLPAISASLSSSSSEEPLLIRAARGEDGLPRPPAWMMRQAGRYMASYQALSKRHPSFRERSETTDLIVEITLQPWHAFAPDGVILFSDILTPLPAIGVPFDISESKGPVIQSPVRTEEQVRELVPIDLDKLHFVGESLKILRNEIDGKAALLGFVGAPWTIATYVVEGGMTNTYTNIKRMCHTAPNVLRGLLSHLAEAISDYIIYQVNSGAQCIQIFDSWGGQLPPHVWEQWSKPYIKQIVAKIKKECPHVPLVLYINGNGGLLERMKDIGVDVIGLDWTVDMADGRRRVGDGLSVQGNVDPAYLFSPLPVLTDEIHRVVKSAGPKGHILNLGHGVLQKTPEEAVAHFFDVTRSLRYDALFQGHVTEELQPVA, from the exons ATGGTGTCCCCGACGACGACCGCAGCGGCCACGGCCACggccgccgccttcctctccgccgcgcccgcctcctcatcttccacccAACGCCGGCGTAGCCGTCTCCCAGCCATCTCCGCCTCcctctcgtcctcctcgtcgg AAGAGCCGCTGCTCATACGCGCGGCTAGGGGCGAGGACGGGCTGCCGCGGCCGCCGGCGTGGATGATGCGGCAGGCGGGGCGGTACATGGCGTCGTACCAGGCGCTGTCCAAGCGCCACCCCTCTTTCCGGGAGCGGTCGGAGACCACCGACCTCATCGTCGAAATCACGCTGCAGCCGTGGCACGCATTCGCACCCGACGGCGTCATCCTCTTCTCGGACATACTCACGCCGCTGCCGGCCATTGGGGTGCCGTTCGATATCTCGGAATCAAAGGGGCCAGTGATCCAGTCGCCCGTGCGAACCGAGGAGCAGGTCAGGGAGCTCGTTCCCATAGATCTCGATAAGCTCCACTTCGTCGGGGAGTCGCTCAAGATTCTGCGCAACGAG ATTGATGGAAAAGCTGCTTTGCTAGGATTCGTGGGGGCCCCGTGGACCATTGCAACTTATGTTGTTGAAGGGGGCATGACCAACACTTACACAAATATAAAGCGCATGTGCCACACAGCGCCAAATGTCTTGAGGGGCCTTCTCTCTCACCTTGCAGAAGCAATATCTGACTATATTATTTACCAAGTAAACTCTGGTGCTCAATGTATACAGATTTTTGATTCATGGGGTGGGCAACTTCCGCCTCATGTGTGGGAGCAATGGTCAAAACCATACATCAAACAG ATTGTGGCCAAGATTAAGAAAGAATGCCCTCATGTACCACTTGTGTTGTATATAAATGGAAATGGGGGCTTACTCGAGCGCATGAAGGACATAGGAGTTGATGTTATTGGGCTTGACTGGACAGTGGATATGGCAGATGGAAGGAGGCGTGTTGGTGATGGACTCAGTGTACAAGGGAATGTGGACCCAGCATATCTGTTTTCCCCATTACCAGTATTGACTGATGAGATCCATAG GGTTGTGAAATCAGCTGGTCCGAAAGGTCATATACTTAACTTGGGCCATGGGGTTCTTCAAAAAACACCAGAAGAAGCTGTAGCGCATTTCTTTGATGTCACAAGGAGCTTGAGATATGACGCCCTTTTCCAGGGTCATGTTACCGAGGAATTGCAACCTGTTGCTTGA
- the LOC127342992 gene encoding uncharacterized protein, giving the protein MGSLDGAVGPGSYKRAMAAVAAPAPLPRAAARRPGLRSRLARALLVDKVDYLQWIGTAAAFFFVTILVVAFLPGSLVLDTPAMPLPSRRAGRTHPLLPPAPGLDHGEGLAFEPTRLRERWARERREEAESLADLGGAVKRAGARKPRLALVFANLAPGAMQLQMVSVASVLEAMGYEMKVFSFEDGPCSNIWRTIGIPVDILPVDTKLLTSVDWLDYDGMLVNSIEARPVFSSLLQEPFKSIPIIWTVQESSLAHCVSDYNSSGMSQALGGWKEVFSRANVIVFPNYILPVMYAALDSGNYFVIPGSPAVAIQADRFIAKSYDQDVRIGFNLGPRDFVIAVVGSQFSYGGLLMEEAFVLQAVGTLLQQYPSENSTQTGLKVRILTGNVTDKRRMALEAIALNVGFPRGAVEHVAVEDTDNLLGISNLVIYGSCLDEQSFPSVLVQAMILEKLVIAPDLGMITKYIDDGINGLLFPRKNIAMLTQVILQAVSNGELSVLGKKVASVGKARAKDLMASEAIEGYAVLLENVLKFPAEALTPLTSGEIPLALKQEWKWHLFEDVKHLYHMNESLTDCKILQKIEEWHTNRKVDPPQKIDEGFSAIAWNEERLNGIMDAKMKLEEEELKERSDQPHGTWEEVYRNVKRVDRMKNELHERDENELERTGQPLCIYEPFFGEGTWPFLHQGSLYRGIGLSSKGRRPGADDIDASSRLPLLNNGYYRDILGEFGAFFALANRIDRIHKNSWIGFQSWRTTARKVNLSKNAESAILEAIQTQKHGDAFYFWVRMDQDRRSHANQNFWSLCDAINAGNCRLAVSEAFQRMYGLQLDEDLNSLPHMPNDGDTWAVMQSWVLPTRSFLEFVLFSRMFVDALDAQMYDKHYQTGHCILSIHRDKHCYSRVLELIVNVWAFHSARRMVYVNPETGAMREQHPLDGRRGRMSIQWFSYATLKSMDEDLAEEYDADHPERRWLWPHTGEVMWQGLYERERNMRQQEKERRKQQTKDKIQRIKKRARQKTIGRYIKPDDAGRLNDTVTVD; this is encoded by the exons ATGGGCTCCCTCGACGGCGCCGTCGGGCCGGGGAGCTACAAgcgcgcgatggcggcggtggcggctccCGCGCCCCTGCCGCGCGCCGCGGCGCGGAGGCCGGGCCTGAGATCCAGGCTCGCGCGCGCCCTGCTCGTCGACAAGGTGGACTACCTCCAGTGGATCGGCACCGccgcggccttcttcttcgtcaCCATCCTCGTCGTCGCCTTCCTCCCCGGATCGCTCGTCCTCGACACCCCCGCCATGCCGCTCCCCTCCAGGCGCGCGGGCAGGACCCACCCCTTGCTGCCTCCCGCGCCCGGGCTGGACCACGGCGAGGGCCTCGCGTTCGAGCCGACCAGGCTGCGGGAGAGGTGGGCGAGGGAGCGGAGGGAGGAGGCCGAGAGCTTGGCGGACCTCGGGGGCGCCGTCAAGAGGGCCGGGGCCCGGAAGCCGCGCCTCGCGTTG GTGTTCGCGAATCTCGCTCCCGGCGCAATGCAGCTTCAGATGGTCAGCGTCGCGTCCGTGCTGGAGGCCATGGGGTACGAAATGAAG GTTTTCTCATTTGAGGATGGACCATGTAGTAATATTTGGAGGACCATCGGCATACCAGTTGATATCTTACCTGTGGACACAAAATTACTTACTTCTGTAGATTGGCTAGA CTATGATGGCATGCTTGTAAATTCAATTGAAGCAAGGCCAGTATTTTCAAG TCTTCTGCAGGAGCCTTTCAAATCCATACCTATCATTTGGACTGTTCAAGAGAGTTCCCTTGCTCATTGTGTTAGTGACTACAATTCTAGTGGAATGAGTCAGGCCCTAGGTGGTTGGAAAGAAGTCTTCAGCAGGGCAAATGTTATAGTTTTTCCCAACTACATATTGCCG GTGATGTATGCTGCACTTGATTCTGGCAACTATTTTGTGATTCCAGGTTCCCCTGCAGTAGCCATTCAAGCTGATAGATTCATTGCCAAAAGTTATGACCAGGATGTGAGAATCGGCTTTAATTTAGGTCCAAGGGATTTTGTAATTGCTGTAGTTGGTAGTCAATTTTCATATGGTGGACTTTTGATGGAAGAGGCATTTGTGTTGCAAGCAGTAGGAACTCTTTTGCAGCAGTATCCTTCTGAGAATAGCACACAGACTGGTCTGAAagtgagaatcctgacgggaaatGTAACTGATAAGCGTAGAATGGCACTTGAG GCCATCGCTTTAAACGTTGGCTTTCCAAGAGGTGCAGTGGAACATGTTGCTGTTGAAGATACGGACAATCTCCTTGGCATATCTAACCTTGTCATATATGGTTCTTGCCTTGATGAGCAATCCTTCCCCAGTGTGCTAGTCCAAGCCATGATTCTTGAGAAGCTGGTTATAGCTCCGGACCTTGGAATGATCACGAAATAT ATTGATGATGGGATAAATGGTCTTCTTTTTCCACGGAAAAATATTGCCATGTTAACTCAAGTTATACTGCAAGCAGTATCAAATGGGGAACTATCTGTTCTAGGGAAAAAGGTTGCATCAGTGGGTAAAGCCCGTGCCAAGGATCTCATGGCTTCTGAAGCCATTGAAGGCTATGCTGTACTGTTGGAAAATGTTCTCAAGTTTCCTGCTGAAGCACTAACCCCGTTAACCTCTGGAGAGATACCTTTGGCTTTGAAACAAGAGTGGAAATGGCATCTATTTGAGGATGTGAAGCATTTATACCATATGAATGAGAGTTTGACTGACTGCAAGATACTCCAGAAAATAGAGGAGTGGCATACCAACCGGAAGGTTGATCCTCCACAAAAGATTGATGAAGGGTTCTCTGCTATTGCATGGAATGAAGAACGATTAAATGGGATTATGGACGCCAAAATGAAATTGGAAGAAGAGGAG TTGAAAGAGAGGAGTGACCAGCCTCATGGAACATGGGAAGAAGTGTATAGAAATGTCAAAAGGGTGGACAGAATGAAAAATGAATTGCATGAAAGAGATGAAAATGAGCTTGAACGGACAGGTCAGCCACTTTGTATATATGAACCCTTCTTTGGTGAGGGGACTTGGCCCTTTCTACATCAAGGCTCTCTGTATCGTGGAATTGGCCTG TCTTCAAAAGGTCGAAGACCTGGAGCAGATGACATTGATGCATCTTCTCGTCTCCCACTGCTCAACAATGGGTACTACAGAGATATTCTTGGTGAATTTGGAGCTTTCTTTGCACTGGCTAACAGGATTGACCGGATACACAAGAATTCCTGGATAGGATTTCAGTCCTGGAGGACGACTGCAAGAAAG GTTAACTTGTCAAAAAATGCTGAATCTGCAATATTGGAAGCTATTCAAACTCAAAAGCACGGAGATGCCTTCTATTTTTGGGTTCGGATGGATCAAGATCGAAGAAGTCATGCCAATCAAAATTTCTGGTCCCTCTGTGATGCAATTAATGCTGGGAACTGCAG GTTAGCTGTTTCAGAGGCTTTTCAAAGGATGTATGGCTTGCAGCTTGATGAAGATTTGAATTCTCTGCCTCATATGCCTAATGATGGAGACACTTGGGCTGTGATGCAAAGCTGGGTTTTGCCTACGAGATCGTTCCTGGAATTTGTACTGTTCTCAAG GATGTTTGTAGATGCACTGGATGCACAAATGTACGACAAGCATTATCAAACTGGGCATTGCATTTTGAGTATCCACAGG GACAAGCACTGCTACTCTCGTGTTCTTGAGTTGATTGTGAATGTCTGGGCGTTCCACAGTGCACGGCGGATGGTCTATGTGAACCCAGAGACAGGTGCAATGCGGGAGCAGCATCCGCTTGATGGCAGGAGAGGTCGGATGTCAATCCAGTGGTTCTCCTATGCAACTCTGAAGAGCATGGATGAAGACTTGGCCGAAGAGTATGATGCGGATCACCCTGAGAGAAGGTGGCTGTGGCCACATACCGGCGAAGTGATGTGGCAAGGTCTGTACGAGAGGGAGAGGAACATGCGGCAGCAGGAGAAGGAGCGGAGGAAGCAACAGACCAAAGACAAGATCCAGAGAATCAAGAAGAGAGCTCGGCAAAAGACGATAGGGAGGTATATAAAACCAGATGATGCCGGTCGCTTAAACGACACGGTAACAGTAGATTGA
- the LOC127338481 gene encoding uncharacterized protein, giving the protein MGIASSLHPNEEVIAFGGIPKPSAGLRSSNRLGGQPDADMPLMEKAMKNAQLSEDSYSGYSHGLPLGPALGSTIPGGIAGYHGFWMHTSPDGRSGYLVPGWLAAY; this is encoded by the exons ATGGGGATTGCCTCATCCTTGCATCCGAATG aggaggtcattgcttTTGGGGGTATTCCAAAGCCTTCGGCTGGGTTGAGGTCAAGTAATAGGTTGGGTGGCCAACCTGATGCGGATATGCCTCTAATGGAGAAGGCCATGAAGAATGCGCAGCTTTCTGAAGATTCTTACTCAG gttattcaCATGGTCTCCCATTGGGTCCAGCTTTGGGCTCTACTATCCCCGGAGGGATTGCGGGATAccatggcttctggatgcacacgtctcctgatggtcgctcaggatatcttgtgccaggctggttggcggcatactag